Proteins from one Rhinoraja longicauda isolate Sanriku21f chromosome 41, sRhiLon1.1, whole genome shotgun sequence genomic window:
- the prss16 gene encoding LOW QUALITY PROTEIN: thymus-specific serine protease (The sequence of the model RefSeq protein was modified relative to this genomic sequence to represent the inferred CDS: deleted 1 base in 1 codon), whose translation MKPLMVAVSLLLLLAPQHTAGRNMWLIREKVQQAREQRAREHMLGQRWSSAAVDSGQHLEPQEEFFPQPMDHFNRQNNATYKQRYWVNRELWEPEGGPVFLYIGGEGALTTYSVLTGEHVDLARKYRALLVAAEHRYYGASINPDGLNLHNLRFLSSQQALADLATLHAFITQRYNVTIHSRWVCFGGSYPGSLSAWFRLKFSPHLVHAAVASSAPVRAQLDFTTYNKVVSQSLSNPVVGGSPECRAAVGAAFTAVDGMLARGEAAALARDFQSCRPLNGSGDYGELAGNLADVVMGTVQYNRELGNIATIATLCRMMLNTQLGAPYHRLIALNTAYMKLLFLNCVDNSHQQALATLRSTVVKTYGVGERQWYYQTCAEFGYYQTCEDEGCPLSRWLTLRSQVDICAQVFGVGASSVRGAVDFTNDYYGADRPKSSRIIFVNGDIDPWHALSVLRNQSHSELALVINGTAHCANMNPPETGDFPSLRHARQIIEDQIGDWLSRSRLSPL comes from the exons GGCGTAACATGTGGCTGATCAGGGAGAAGGTCCAGCAGGCTCGGGAGCAGCGGGCCCGGGAACACATGCTGGGACAGCGGTGGTCCTCTGCAGCTGTGGACAGTGGGCAACATCTGGAGCCCCAGGAGGAGTTCTTCCCCCAACCGATGGATCACTTCAACCGGCAAAATAACGCCACATACAAGCAG AGATACTGGGTGAACAGGGAGCTGTGGGAGCCAGAAGGGGGGCCTGTGTTCCTGTACATCGGAGGTGAAGGGGCCCTGACTACCTACTCTGTGCTCACAG GGGAGCACGTGGACCTGGCACGGAAATACCGCGCCCTGCTGGTCGCCGCAGAACATCGCTACTATGGGGCTAGCATCAAT CCAGATGGGCTGAATCTCCACAACCTCCGCTTCCTCAGCAGCCAGCAAGC GCTGGCAGACCTAGCCACGCTACACGCCTTCATCACGCAGCGCTACAACGTGACGATCCACAGCCGCTGGGTGTGCTTCGGCGGCTCGTACCCCGGCTCTCTCTCCGCCTGGTTCCGGctgaag tt TTCCCCTCACCTGGTCCACGCTGCAGTAGCCTCCTCCGCACCTGTCCGCGCCCAGCTGGACTTCACCACCTACAACAAG GTGGTGTCTCAGAGTCTGTCCAACCCTGTGGTTGGGGGGTCACCAGAG TGCCGGGCGGCGGTGGGCGCGGCCTTCACCGCGGTGGACGGGATGTTGGCGCGGGGAGAGGCGGCGGCGCTGGCGAGGGATTTCCAGTCGTGCCGGCCGCTGAACGGCTCCGGGGACTACGGCGAGCTGGCCGGCAACCTGGCCGACGTGGTGATGGGCACCGTGCAGTACAACCGCGAGCTCGGCAACATCGCCACCATCGCCACGCTCTGCCGCATGATGCTCAACACCCAGCTGGGGGCGCCCTACCACCGGCTCATCGCGCTCAACacg GCCTACATGAAGCTGTTGTTTCTGAACTGCGTGGACAACTCCCACCAGCAGGCGTTGGCGACCTTGCGGAGCACGGTGGTGAAGACGTACGGTGTGGGCGAGCGCCAGTGGTACTACCAGACCTGCGCCGAGTTTGGCTACT accagaCGTGTGAGGATGAGGGATGCCCACTCTCCCGCTGGCTCACCCTGCGATCGCAGGTGGACATCTGTGCGCAGGTGTTTGGCGTGGGTGCCAGCAGCGTGCGGGGGGCGGTGGACTTCACCAACGACTACTACGGCGCCGACAGACCCAAGTCCAGCCGCATCATTTTTGTCAACG GGGACATCGACCCCTGGCACGCGCTCAGTGTGTTGAGGAACCAGTCCCACTCTGAGCTGGCCCTTGTCATCAACGGCACTGCCCACTGTGCCAACATGAACCCACCCGAGACAGGAGACTTCCCCTCCCTCCGGCACGCCCGACAG ATAATCGAAGATCAGATTGGCGATTGGCTGTCCAGAAGCCGCCTGTCTCCGTTGTAA